CCTTGCTAAACTCGGCCATCACAACGTCAACCGCCGGATCGGCGTAACGTCAAACGTTATTCGAATGGAACTTCATGATCTCCTGTCGCAGAGCAACGAACGCAGATGTCGACCTGTTTCGAAGCATCCGGCTTCGCGCACTTCAAGATTGCCCTGATGCGTTCGGCTCAACCTACGAAGCTGCGATCAAAAGAGATCATGCTTCGTGGAGAGATCAGCTTCTTTCCACCAGTCATGGAATCGATCGCAATACTCAACTTGCCTTTGCCGCGGAGAAGTGTGTCGGATTAGCCGCATTGTACCGCGATCAAGATACCGCCTCTGGTGAGATCGTGCAGATGTGGGTTGCCCCCGATCATCGAGGTTCGCCCGCAGCGTCAATGCTACTGGGGCAACTTCGAATCTGGGCCGCCGAAGTAGGCATCCATCACCTGAATCTGTCGGTCACAAACACCAACGGCAGGGCCATCAAGTTCTATGAAAACCAAGGATTTCTTTCTACTGGAGAGTGTGTTAGCACTGACCGTAATCGCGAACTGCAGGGAATCCTAATGACGCTCAATCTCGCCTCCCGACGCGGCGGATAGGAGTGCTGCATTTCCGTTTGCCGTGCATCTATCTGAACTTGTCTGCGTTTTGAATCACGAATCGTCGTGACAGAACTTCGACGCTCTCATTTGCTGCGTAGAACTTCGAGTCGTATTCGTCGAATGCCTTCTCGTTGTTCGCGTACACCGCAGCCAGTTGCTCCTGTCGCTTCTCTCGATCAGGGAACGGTTTCTCGTCCCCAAACAAGCTCAAGACGCCTTCAAATATCGGTAACCGCTCCGTCGATCCCATCGCCTTAAGACCCTCGCGAGCGACTTGCCAGTTGTTGCCTGCCGAGTTGAAAAAGTACTGAGAATGCCCGCCATTGTTGACCTCGGCATCCAGCCAAAACACTGCCAAGTACATTTGCTGCTCTTTATTCAGGGACTCCCAGCCGCCGGATTTCTCTTGTTCCCAAATCCGGTCTTCGAAGTTTTGCAGGCCGTGACTGGCTATCAACCCTCGGGCAGCCCCTTCGGACACATGATCGTCGGAGTGATTGCTGTACTCCTCCAGGACAGCGATATCCTCCGCCATCTTGTATTTGCCGAGCAATGCGAGCGACTCGCCCAAAGCGTAGTTGCTCG
This genomic stretch from Novipirellula caenicola harbors:
- a CDS encoding GNAT family N-acetyltransferase, with product MISCRRATNADVDLFRSIRLRALQDCPDAFGSTYEAAIKRDHASWRDQLLSTSHGIDRNTQLAFAAEKCVGLAALYRDQDTASGEIVQMWVAPDHRGSPAASMLLGQLRIWAAEVGIHHLNLSVTNTNGRAIKFYENQGFLSTGECVSTDRNRELQGILMTLNLASRRGG
- a CDS encoding DMP19 family protein, whose product is MKYPSNYALGESLALLGKYKMAEDIAVLEEYSNHSDDHVSEGAARGLIASHGLQNFEDRIWEQEKSGGWESLNKEQQMYLAVFWLDAEVNNGGHSQYFFNSAGNNWQVAREGLKAMGSTERLPIFEGVLSLFGDEKPFPDREKRQEQLAAVYANNEKAFDEYDSKFYAANESVEVLSRRFVIQNADKFR